From the Phycisphaerales bacterium AB-hyl4 genome, one window contains:
- a CDS encoding response regulator transcription factor produces the protein MTAARFAVDSSYLSGRTAIIRVLLADDHKIMRQGLMSLLEDEPDIKVVAEANDGQEAVEQALQHTPDVVIMDISMPRLNGIEATRQIVSKLPHISVIGLSMHEDAEMAEAIRRAGAKYYLSKGGPADQLVATIRRAM, from the coding sequence ATGACCGCTGCACGCTTCGCTGTCGATTCATCGTACCTGTCCGGCCGTACCGCGATTATACGCGTGCTGCTCGCAGACGATCACAAGATTATGCGCCAAGGATTGATGAGCCTGCTTGAAGACGAACCGGACATCAAGGTGGTCGCCGAAGCCAACGACGGGCAAGAGGCGGTCGAACAAGCCCTGCAGCACACGCCCGACGTGGTGATCATGGACATCAGCATGCCACGTTTGAACGGCATTGAAGCAACCAGGCAAATCGTATCGAAGCTGCCCCATATCAGTGTGATCGGGTTGTCGATGCATGAGGATGCGGAAATGGCGGAAGCGATCCGTAGAGCCGGCGCGAAGTATTACCTGAGCAAAGGCGGCCCGGCCGACCAGCTTGTCGCGACCATCCGCCGTGCCATGTGA
- a CDS encoding acyl-CoA dehydrogenase family protein, producing the protein MAQIDILEQTQSIVRDVVEPDASRVDQEAAWPEPGLRAIQAAGLGGLVAPVSAGGLGYGMLGLLQVCEILGRACPSTGLCFGMHCVGTAAITAKHTDQQHSQLLEPICRGEHLTTLALSEPGTGSHLWLAETQIEHHEQGYRVHGRKAFVTGAGHCDSYVLSAVAAEADAPPGMFSCVVVPSDADGVVWGQPWDGLGMRGNASTTMDLNDVSLPAENLLGEEGEQLWYVFNVIAPYFLMAMTGTYLGIASAALEEARQHMRKRQYSHSGRTVADQPVLQHRLGQLWGEVERTRRLAYHAAAAGDAGEEQALPAMLSAKAEVGQSAVHVANEAMTLCGGTAYREHSRLGQLLRDARAAHVMAPTTDLLWTWVGRSLLDLPLLSD; encoded by the coding sequence GTGGCACAAATCGATATTCTCGAGCAGACGCAATCTATCGTTCGGGATGTGGTGGAGCCGGACGCGTCTCGGGTCGATCAGGAGGCTGCTTGGCCGGAACCGGGACTGCGAGCGATTCAGGCTGCGGGGCTGGGTGGGCTGGTGGCCCCGGTCTCGGCGGGTGGGCTTGGCTACGGGATGCTCGGCCTTCTCCAGGTTTGCGAAATCCTCGGGCGAGCCTGCCCCTCCACCGGGCTGTGTTTCGGGATGCACTGCGTCGGCACAGCGGCCATCACCGCCAAGCACACCGACCAGCAGCACAGCCAGCTCCTTGAGCCCATCTGCCGTGGTGAGCATCTGACCACCCTGGCGCTGAGCGAACCAGGCACGGGCTCACACCTCTGGCTTGCCGAAACCCAGATTGAGCATCATGAACAGGGCTACCGTGTTCACGGCCGCAAGGCGTTTGTCACCGGTGCCGGGCACTGCGACTCCTACGTCCTGTCGGCGGTCGCGGCTGAAGCAGATGCCCCGCCGGGCATGTTCTCGTGCGTGGTTGTTCCTTCTGACGCGGACGGCGTCGTCTGGGGCCAGCCTTGGGACGGGCTGGGGATGCGCGGCAACGCCTCGACCACCATGGACCTGAACGATGTATCGCTGCCTGCTGAGAATCTGCTCGGCGAGGAAGGTGAGCAGCTCTGGTACGTCTTTAACGTCATTGCTCCCTACTTCCTGATGGCGATGACGGGCACATACCTGGGCATCGCCTCGGCGGCCCTGGAGGAGGCTCGCCAGCACATGCGCAAACGCCAGTACAGCCACAGTGGGCGAACCGTAGCCGACCAGCCCGTGCTCCAGCACCGGCTGGGGCAGCTATGGGGTGAAGTCGAGCGGACCCGTCGGCTGGCCTACCATGCCGCCGCCGCCGGTGATGCCGGCGAAGAGCAGGCGCTGCCGGCAATGCTGTCGGCCAAAGCGGAAGTCGGCCAAAGCGCCGTGCATGTGGCGAACGAGGCCATGACTCTCTGCGGGGGCACCGCCTACCGCGAACACAGCCGCCTGGGTCAGTTGCTTCGCGACGCCCGGGCCGCGCATGTGATGGCTCCCACCACGGATCTGCTCTGGACCTGGGTCGGACGGAGCCTGCTCGACCTGCCACTGCTGAGCGATTAA
- a CDS encoding NADPH-dependent FMN reductase, producing MASSKTVGRQVTVVAIVGSLRRGSHTRMALEVALQGAAEAGARTQLIDLRQYQLAFADGEAEEGQQPEGLRRLRRDVSQADGIILGTPEYHGSFSGVLKNTLDLMGFDELENKMIGLVGVSGGAMGATQALADLRHVARALHAWVVPQQGAVPQAYQAFDESGRPLDPAMEQRLKSVGQQVVRYASLHVGERLQESDHETAYVSDQPPAMQS from the coding sequence ATGGCATCAAGCAAAACAGTAGGCAGGCAAGTCACGGTCGTTGCCATCGTCGGCAGTCTCCGACGTGGCAGCCACACCCGCATGGCCTTGGAGGTCGCTTTGCAGGGAGCTGCGGAAGCCGGCGCGCGAACCCAGTTGATCGATCTGAGGCAGTACCAACTCGCATTCGCCGACGGAGAGGCAGAGGAAGGCCAACAGCCAGAAGGTCTGCGTCGGCTACGCCGTGACGTCAGTCAGGCTGATGGCATCATCCTTGGCACGCCCGAATACCACGGCAGCTTTAGCGGCGTGCTCAAAAATACACTGGACCTGATGGGTTTCGATGAGCTGGAGAACAAAATGATCGGCCTCGTGGGTGTATCCGGCGGCGCGATGGGGGCGACGCAGGCACTGGCTGACCTTCGGCACGTGGCCCGTGCGTTGCACGCCTGGGTGGTCCCTCAGCAGGGGGCGGTGCCGCAGGCTTATCAAGCGTTTGATGAATCGGGCAGGCCGCTCGATCCTGCGATGGAGCAGCGACTCAAATCGGTGGGGCAGCAGGTGGTTCGATATGCCTCGCTGCATGTCGGCGAACGCCTTCAAGAGAGCGATCATGAAACGGCGTACGTGAGCGACCAGCCCCCCGCAATGCAGTCGTAG
- a CDS encoding ABC transporter permease, translated as MHAIYRWVWTLGPGNPMIARIVQGGSRRAQHLWVRMGYLGALIALVLVGLLSGGGMQPQVSLTDLAKSGTWVFGIVAYGQVILVCLLAPLFMAGAIGREQQGQTFDILLTTPMSNLQIVLGSLLGRLFFILALLLSGLPLFAVLLVFGGVPIASVFVAFAVAALTAISVGAVAVTISVLRAGGRKAVFMFVVAVGAYLIGAYALDVVLLRRVAAAADSTTWLTPLHPLLVLEASLNSANYRAPGPEVTGDLPWLLRFYLGRPFAAFAVLSLLGSAVLMVVSSLVLRQLPSLGLGEPRWLRWLKRKLRLPVAEGGGERRRPGRDVWQNPVAWREANTRGKVMSGIAARWGFAVLALGAGAGLLAAYHFEALPIVPGPGGRPMPAHELFHAALLTLLLLEVAVVTMVAIYMSAGAVSKEREDGTLDLMLTTPITPRFYIWGKLRGVVSFLSLLIALPVLTLAMVAVYSLAGPAMGWEQATWTYSGVTAGGGRVTTQAPMVLPEAPLLLLAMLVPFVALCVMAGMSWSIKARGVLGAVVPTVGIVGVLALVLGLCGVQAAASVAFVGPVLNAFSPATNVMMVINPYEHVAGFAGNEGMSRMGLAAAAGIAAVGYSGIVYAMLMGMVRGFDHTVRKLSGTG; from the coding sequence ATGCATGCGATCTACCGGTGGGTTTGGACGTTGGGGCCGGGCAATCCGATGATTGCGCGCATCGTGCAGGGCGGGTCGCGTCGGGCACAGCATCTGTGGGTGCGGATGGGGTACCTCGGGGCGTTGATTGCGCTGGTGCTGGTGGGGTTGCTTTCGGGCGGGGGCATGCAGCCGCAGGTGAGCCTGACGGACCTGGCGAAGTCGGGCACGTGGGTGTTCGGCATCGTGGCGTATGGGCAGGTGATTCTTGTGTGTCTGCTTGCGCCGCTGTTCATGGCCGGGGCGATCGGACGCGAGCAGCAAGGCCAGACCTTCGACATTCTGCTGACAACGCCGATGAGCAACCTGCAGATCGTGCTCGGGTCGCTACTGGGTCGGCTGTTTTTCATATTGGCGTTGCTGCTGAGCGGGCTGCCGTTGTTCGCGGTGCTGCTGGTGTTCGGCGGTGTGCCGATCGCGTCGGTGTTTGTCGCGTTCGCCGTGGCGGCGCTCACCGCGATCAGCGTGGGCGCGGTGGCGGTGACGATCTCCGTGCTGCGGGCGGGCGGGCGGAAGGCGGTGTTCATGTTCGTGGTGGCGGTCGGCGCGTACCTGATTGGGGCGTATGCGCTGGACGTGGTACTGCTGCGGCGGGTCGCGGCGGCGGCGGACAGCACCACGTGGTTGACGCCGTTGCATCCGCTGCTCGTGCTGGAAGCGTCGCTGAACAGTGCGAACTACCGCGCGCCGGGGCCGGAGGTGACGGGTGATCTGCCGTGGTTGTTGCGGTTTTACCTCGGTCGGCCGTTCGCGGCGTTTGCGGTGCTGAGTCTGCTGGGCAGCGCGGTGTTGATGGTGGTGTCATCGCTGGTGCTGCGGCAGTTGCCGAGCCTGGGGCTGGGCGAGCCGAGGTGGTTGCGATGGCTGAAGCGGAAGCTGCGTTTGCCGGTGGCGGAAGGCGGTGGCGAGCGGCGGCGGCCGGGGCGCGACGTATGGCAGAACCCGGTGGCGTGGCGGGAGGCAAACACGCGCGGGAAGGTGATGTCGGGGATCGCGGCGCGGTGGGGTTTCGCGGTGCTGGCGTTGGGCGCGGGGGCGGGGCTGCTGGCAGCGTATCACTTTGAGGCGCTGCCGATCGTGCCGGGGCCGGGCGGTCGGCCGATGCCGGCGCATGAGCTGTTCCACGCGGCGTTGTTGACGCTGCTGCTGCTGGAGGTGGCGGTGGTGACGATGGTGGCGATCTACATGAGCGCGGGCGCGGTGAGTAAGGAGCGGGAAGATGGCACGCTGGATCTGATGTTGACGACGCCGATCACGCCGCGGTTTTATATCTGGGGAAAGTTGCGGGGGGTGGTGAGTTTTCTGTCGCTGCTGATTGCCTTGCCGGTGCTGACGCTGGCGATGGTGGCGGTGTATTCGCTGGCGGGCCCGGCGATGGGTTGGGAGCAGGCGACGTGGACGTACTCGGGGGTGACGGCCGGCGGCGGACGGGTGACGACGCAGGCGCCAATGGTGTTGCCGGAGGCGCCGCTGCTGCTGCTGGCAATGCTCGTGCCGTTCGTGGCGTTGTGCGTGATGGCGGGGATGAGCTGGTCGATCAAGGCACGCGGCGTGCTCGGGGCCGTGGTGCCGACGGTGGGGATTGTGGGCGTGCTCGCGCTGGTGCTGGGTTTGTGCGGCGTGCAGGCGGCGGCGAGCGTGGCGTTTGTCGGGCCGGTGCTCAATGCGTTCAGCCCGGCGACGAATGTGATGATGGTGATCAACCCGTACGAACACGTGGCGGGGTTCGCGGGCAATGAGGGGATGTCGCGCATGGGGCTGGCGGCGGCGGCAGGCATCGCGGCGGTGGGCTACAGCGGCATCGTGTACGCGATGCTGATGGGGATGGTGCGCGGGTTCGATCACACGGTCCGGAAGCTCAGCGGAACGGGCTGA
- a CDS encoding Ku protein translates to MPRSIWSGSISFGMVNIPVKVLTAVRDHSIHLHMLSKDGSCRLRRKLYCPDTGEEYDFKDTARGYEVAPSQYVILKDEELDQLKPEGGRTIDISDFVNLETIDPIYFNRSYYLTPAEGGGKAYKLLVDAMSKAGSLAIAQMVMRQKQYLVAIQVADEALIMHTMHYADEVQGMDEIADDLPRDIKPTKKEVEAAQQLIDTMTGEFDPAQYQDDYQQQVRELIESKAEGEGVKEVAEDADEEIPPTFDLMEALKQSVKEKSGKKKTSKKPSKKSNKKSKKASTRSRKSA, encoded by the coding sequence ATGCCTCGTTCCATCTGGTCCGGTTCCATCAGCTTCGGGATGGTGAACATCCCGGTCAAAGTGCTCACCGCTGTCCGTGACCACAGCATTCATCTGCACATGCTAAGCAAGGATGGATCGTGTCGACTCCGGCGCAAGCTCTACTGTCCGGACACCGGCGAAGAGTATGACTTCAAGGACACGGCCCGCGGTTACGAGGTGGCCCCTTCGCAGTACGTCATACTCAAGGACGAGGAACTCGATCAACTCAAGCCTGAAGGCGGCCGTACGATCGACATTTCGGATTTCGTCAACCTCGAAACGATTGATCCGATCTACTTCAATCGCAGTTATTACTTGACGCCGGCCGAGGGTGGGGGAAAGGCGTACAAGCTGCTGGTGGATGCGATGTCGAAGGCGGGCTCGCTCGCGATTGCGCAGATGGTGATGCGTCAGAAGCAGTACCTTGTGGCGATTCAGGTGGCCGACGAAGCGTTGATCATGCACACGATGCACTATGCTGACGAGGTGCAGGGAATGGACGAAATTGCCGACGACCTGCCGCGCGACATCAAGCCGACGAAGAAGGAAGTCGAAGCGGCCCAGCAGTTGATCGACACCATGACCGGCGAGTTTGACCCCGCGCAGTACCAGGACGATTACCAGCAACAGGTTCGCGAGTTGATTGAAAGCAAGGCGGAAGGTGAAGGCGTCAAAGAAGTCGCGGAAGATGCGGATGAAGAAATCCCGCCGACCTTTGATCTCATGGAAGCGCTGAAGCAGTCGGTGAAAGAAAAGAGCGGCAAAAAGAAGACCAGCAAGAAGCCCAGTAAAAAATCGAACAAGAAGTCCAAAAAGGCCAGCACACGTTCACGCAAATCTGCATGA
- a CDS encoding PAS domain S-box protein: MQQQTALHVSTLEDPHTLRDLVESDPAQIATVVVGAPVENPLQWTQRLHRLDRSLSVVILAESSTINALQKALQFTPFLGEDVRCVNGEQPGTVAELVVEAAERRQRRQRFAQTAAVMNQSLSKAIAPPQIANHFSRLLDQAPIGVVTVDHQGGIYGWNRHAQQLLGASERHSLGQPLARLFASPEREQVQQYLEEAVRASALITGRTFDRSLIKGLPQFLELSAMAVEVAPGRAGAIVLLQDVTAREQALRQRDHHEEALRQQRRWFEATVMSIGDAIIATDEHGHITLMNNVAEQLTGWSLKEAVGLDSRQVFRIVNETHRKEVESPVTRVLREGRVVGLANHTILLSKDGREVPIDDSGAPIRDSHGHLVGTVLVFRDISRQRQAQRALKESEQRYRQLFESIDEAFCVLELLFDDQHKPIDYRFVEANPAFEKHTGIINGVGKTAREIIPNLEEHWIEIYGRVAVTGQATRFTQGSEAMGRWFNVYAFRVGDPQERKVALLFTDITQQKRAEQEGERLFREVQLEQERLAEIFQYAPSFMCIVHGPDHVFERANEWYQQLVGKRELIGRAVRDVFPDLAGQGFFELLDHVYKTGETYVGQDMRVVLQRESGEIEQRWLDFVYQPLRDADGTITGIFTQGVDLTERKKAEDALRESERQQRARAEEFKALMDAVPAVVFVAHDPEGKRITGSRYAHEFLRLPPDANLSKTADAPQRPAHFRVCKGGVELPGEQLPVQRAARGEPVSEDEIEVHFDDGTVRHLLGNATPLYDEHGQVRGALAAMVDITQRKQAEQQLQRLNQTLEQRVAERTAEVERRVSQLRAMAAELSRVEQRERRRLAEILHDNLQQLLAAGRMQLSMLVGRIEEPKLRDSLRHVEDLLAQSIETSRSLTAELSPRILYEGTLADAIKWLARWMRDNYELHVELKINESISPADEQLRVMVFQSVRELLFNAAKHSGVHQAEVYLDRADEKYLQIRVADRGRGFDQDVVFESHHDDSGFGLFNVRERVELLDGKMTVDSQPEKGTTITLLLPLQPTEVETP, from the coding sequence GTGCAGCAACAAACGGCCCTGCACGTGTCAACGCTGGAGGATCCGCACACACTGCGGGATCTGGTCGAATCGGACCCGGCGCAGATCGCGACGGTGGTGGTAGGCGCCCCGGTTGAGAATCCGCTTCAGTGGACCCAGCGGCTGCACCGGCTCGACCGGAGCCTGTCGGTGGTGATTCTGGCGGAAAGCTCGACCATCAATGCCCTGCAAAAAGCGCTGCAGTTCACGCCTTTCCTGGGTGAAGATGTCCGCTGTGTGAACGGCGAGCAGCCGGGCACGGTCGCCGAGCTGGTGGTCGAGGCGGCCGAGCGACGTCAACGGCGCCAGCGATTCGCCCAGACCGCCGCCGTGATGAATCAGAGCCTCAGCAAGGCGATCGCGCCTCCGCAGATCGCCAACCACTTCAGTCGCCTGCTGGACCAGGCCCCGATCGGCGTCGTGACGGTGGATCACCAAGGGGGCATTTACGGCTGGAACCGCCATGCCCAGCAGTTGCTCGGTGCGTCGGAACGTCATTCGCTCGGCCAACCGCTGGCGCGGCTGTTTGCCTCCCCCGAGCGCGAGCAGGTTCAGCAGTACCTCGAGGAAGCGGTCCGCGCTTCCGCGTTGATCACCGGACGTACATTCGATCGCTCGCTGATCAAGGGCCTACCCCAGTTTCTGGAACTCTCGGCCATGGCGGTGGAGGTCGCACCGGGGCGGGCCGGGGCGATCGTGCTGCTCCAGGATGTGACCGCCCGCGAGCAGGCCCTGCGGCAGCGCGACCACCACGAGGAGGCGCTCCGCCAGCAGCGACGCTGGTTCGAGGCCACCGTGATGAGCATCGGCGACGCAATCATCGCCACCGATGAACATGGCCACATCACCTTGATGAACAACGTCGCGGAACAACTCACCGGATGGTCGCTAAAAGAAGCGGTCGGCCTCGACAGCAGGCAGGTGTTCCGCATCGTCAACGAGACGCACCGAAAAGAAGTTGAAAGCCCGGTGACGCGCGTGCTCCGCGAAGGGCGAGTCGTCGGGCTGGCGAACCACACCATCCTGCTGAGCAAAGACGGGCGAGAGGTCCCCATTGACGACAGCGGTGCGCCGATCCGCGATAGCCACGGTCATCTTGTCGGGACCGTGCTGGTGTTTCGCGACATCAGCCGACAGCGCCAAGCCCAGCGGGCGCTGAAAGAAAGTGAGCAGCGCTACCGCCAGTTGTTCGAATCGATTGACGAAGCGTTTTGCGTCCTCGAATTGCTTTTTGATGACCAGCATAAGCCGATCGATTATCGCTTTGTGGAAGCCAATCCCGCCTTTGAGAAACACACGGGGATTATCAACGGCGTGGGCAAAACGGCGCGCGAGATCATCCCGAATCTGGAAGAGCATTGGATCGAGATTTACGGCCGCGTCGCTGTCACCGGGCAAGCGACCCGTTTTACGCAGGGGTCGGAAGCGATGGGCCGGTGGTTCAATGTGTATGCCTTTCGTGTTGGCGATCCACAGGAACGAAAGGTCGCGCTGCTTTTCACCGACATTACGCAGCAGAAGCGAGCCGAGCAAGAGGGTGAGCGACTGTTTCGCGAGGTTCAGCTCGAGCAGGAGCGACTGGCGGAGATCTTTCAGTACGCGCCCTCGTTCATGTGCATTGTGCATGGACCGGACCATGTCTTCGAACGGGCCAACGAGTGGTACCAGCAACTCGTTGGCAAGCGCGAACTGATCGGGCGGGCGGTGCGGGACGTCTTTCCCGACCTCGCGGGACAGGGCTTTTTCGAGCTTCTCGATCACGTTTATAAGACAGGGGAAACCTACGTTGGGCAGGATATGCGTGTCGTTCTGCAACGCGAATCTGGCGAGATAGAGCAGCGATGGCTGGATTTCGTATATCAGCCATTACGTGACGCGGACGGCACGATCACGGGCATATTCACGCAGGGCGTGGACCTGACCGAGCGTAAGAAAGCGGAAGACGCGCTGCGCGAAAGTGAACGCCAGCAGCGTGCGCGGGCCGAGGAGTTCAAGGCGCTGATGGACGCCGTGCCGGCCGTGGTGTTCGTGGCCCATGATCCGGAGGGGAAGCGGATCACCGGCAGCCGCTATGCCCATGAGTTTCTGCGCCTGCCACCCGATGCGAACCTCTCCAAGACGGCGGACGCGCCGCAGCGGCCGGCACACTTCCGGGTATGCAAAGGTGGCGTCGAGTTGCCGGGCGAGCAACTGCCTGTGCAACGCGCCGCGCGTGGCGAGCCGGTGTCGGAAGACGAAATCGAGGTCCATTTTGATGATGGCACGGTTCGCCATCTTCTGGGCAACGCCACGCCGCTGTACGATGAGCATGGCCAGGTTCGCGGCGCGCTGGCGGCCATGGTTGACATTACCCAGCGTAAGCAGGCTGAGCAGCAATTACAGCGGCTTAATCAGACCCTTGAGCAGCGTGTCGCCGAACGGACCGCGGAAGTCGAGCGGCGCGTGTCGCAGTTGCGCGCCATGGCCGCGGAATTAAGCCGGGTCGAACAGCGCGAACGACGTCGGTTGGCGGAAATACTCCACGACAATCTTCAGCAACTGCTGGCAGCGGGCCGGATGCAACTCAGCATGCTCGTCGGCCGGATTGAAGAGCCGAAGCTGCGCGATTCACTTCGCCATGTTGAAGATCTATTGGCGCAGTCCATTGAAACATCGCGTAGCCTGACCGCCGAATTAAGCCCGCGGATCCTCTACGAGGGAACACTGGCCGATGCCATCAAGTGGCTGGCACGCTGGATGAGGGACAATTATGAACTGCATGTCGAACTGAAAATAAATGAGTCGATCAGCCCTGCAGATGAGCAATTACGGGTTATGGTATTCCAGTCCGTGCGGGAACTGTTGTTTAACGCGGCCAAGCACAGCGGCGTTCATCAGGCGGAGGTTTACCTGGATCGTGCCGACGAGAAGTATCTTCAGATCCGGGTGGCCGATCGCGGCCGAGGCTTCGACCAGGATGTCGTCTTCGAATCGCATCATGACGATAGCGGCTTCGGCCTTTTCAACGTCCGCGAACGCGTGGAACTGCTGGATGGAAAAATGACCGTGGACAGCCAGCCCGAGAAAGGGACTACAATCACACTACTGCTGCCATTGCAACCAACGGAAGTCGAAACACCATGA
- a CDS encoding helix-turn-helix transcriptional regulator: MAANRDNSAKTRTRQALVRLLKQEGALDVATLSERLELTAMAVRLHLKDLHEQGLVRFTEEPRPMGRPAQVWTLTEAANDLFPAGYAELTLNLVDSMQRAFGNQGLDRILDVRKQQQKQAYLAQMKNKNTLPARLRALAAIRTREGYMAEVQRRDDGDYELIEKHCPICAVAKNCTSLCRNELELFDEVLGSDVQVTRTEHIVQGGRRCVYRITREHPRESATDHKRLSAGKGKR, from the coding sequence ATGGCTGCAAACCGAGACAATTCTGCGAAAACCCGCACCCGCCAGGCGCTTGTACGCTTGCTCAAGCAAGAAGGGGCATTGGATGTGGCGACCCTTTCCGAACGGCTGGAGCTGACCGCGATGGCTGTACGGCTGCACCTGAAGGACTTGCACGAGCAGGGGTTGGTGCGTTTCACTGAAGAGCCTCGCCCGATGGGGCGTCCTGCCCAGGTCTGGACGTTGACGGAAGCCGCGAACGACTTGTTCCCGGCCGGCTACGCGGAACTGACCCTGAATCTGGTCGATTCCATGCAGCGTGCGTTCGGCAACCAGGGGTTGGACAGAATTCTCGATGTGCGAAAGCAACAACAGAAGCAGGCATATCTGGCGCAGATGAAGAACAAGAACACCCTGCCCGCTCGGTTACGAGCGCTTGCTGCCATTCGCACACGCGAAGGATACATGGCCGAGGTTCAACGTCGGGACGATGGCGACTATGAGTTGATCGAAAAACATTGCCCGATCTGTGCGGTGGCGAAGAACTGCACCAGCCTGTGCCGTAACGAACTGGAACTGTTCGATGAGGTTCTTGGCAGCGATGTGCAGGTCACAAGAACTGAGCATATTGTTCAAGGTGGCCGACGATGCGTGTACCGCATCACCCGCGAACACCCTCGCGAGTCAGCAACTGATCACAAGCGTCTTTCGGCCGGGAAAGGCAAACGGTGA
- a CDS encoding YgcG family protein, whose protein sequence is MRDTPFHAGLVMVFFLSCLLPGFAWGQQVGLQLDRPSEREFVVDHADLLSADDVQRIQQVADTLLTETAIPLFVVTINRKADHGGGNLRIGGFAHLLYDQWGIGHEEIDGQPWNKGILLLVSHGDRSARIELGGGFGRQFDQEAQQIMDQQIVPYFQRDDYPGGILAGVEALDRMARGEGVSQLATLQAQAQWWHGLVVIGVIGLFVFTAVSLHRSGRHGWAAVMWIALGGILFMLLRNAARNSGRGRGGGFGGGGFGGGSSGGGGATGRW, encoded by the coding sequence ATGCGCGACACACCATTCCATGCCGGGCTCGTGATGGTCTTTTTTCTGTCGTGCCTGCTGCCAGGCTTCGCATGGGGCCAGCAGGTGGGGCTGCAACTGGATCGGCCGAGCGAGCGCGAGTTCGTGGTCGATCATGCCGACCTGCTCTCGGCGGATGACGTGCAACGCATCCAGCAGGTCGCTGACACGCTGTTGACCGAGACGGCCATTCCGCTGTTCGTCGTCACCATCAACCGCAAGGCCGACCACGGCGGCGGCAACCTTCGCATCGGCGGCTTCGCCCACCTGCTCTACGACCAGTGGGGCATCGGCCACGAAGAGATCGACGGCCAGCCGTGGAATAAGGGCATCCTGCTGCTCGTCTCGCACGGCGACCGCTCAGCCCGCATCGAACTCGGCGGCGGGTTCGGCCGACAGTTCGACCAAGAGGCGCAACAGATCATGGACCAGCAGATCGTGCCATACTTCCAACGTGATGACTACCCCGGCGGCATCCTCGCCGGTGTCGAGGCGTTGGACCGCATGGCCCGCGGTGAAGGCGTGTCACAACTTGCCACACTCCAGGCTCAGGCCCAGTGGTGGCACGGCTTGGTCGTGATCGGTGTGATCGGCCTGTTCGTGTTTACCGCCGTTTCGCTGCACCGCTCGGGCCGACACGGCTGGGCGGCGGTGATGTGGATCGCCCTCGGCGGCATCCTGTTCATGCTGCTGCGCAATGCGGCACGAAACAGCGGCCGCGGCCGAGGTGGCGGCTTCGGCGGGGGTGGCTTTGGCGGCGGAAGTTCCGGCGGCGGCGGGGCGACGGGCCGATGGTAG
- a CDS encoding arylamine N-acetyltransferase, protein MDLNAYMERIGLEASIEPTRELLVAMHRAHVMSIPFENIDVLVGRTPSLHLNDIFGKLVQRRRGGYCYEHNLLLAAALERVGFQVERLLARVYKSSDEIAPRTHMLLRVTLPESDDEQVWLADAGLGVLRPLDPLPWRDGAVSQQHGWRYRLEVEANGVWRLHLHEAEGWRELYRFALETQHPADYEMSNYYTATHPGSPFVSRLLVANVSPQRRMLLRDMQLTEFTDADHKKTWSIRPEGLNVCLAEYFGMTLSDVELDALRKQLEMKQLATDQKSEGIQSG, encoded by the coding sequence TTGGATCTCAACGCCTACATGGAACGGATCGGCCTCGAAGCGTCGATCGAGCCTACGCGTGAACTGCTGGTCGCCATGCACCGGGCGCATGTGATGTCGATCCCTTTCGAGAATATTGACGTCCTGGTGGGACGCACGCCCTCATTACATCTGAATGACATTTTCGGAAAACTCGTGCAACGCCGTCGTGGCGGCTACTGCTACGAACACAATCTGCTGTTGGCGGCGGCGCTCGAACGGGTCGGCTTTCAAGTCGAACGACTGCTTGCACGCGTGTACAAGTCCTCGGATGAAATCGCACCGCGGACGCACATGCTGTTACGCGTGACCCTCCCCGAATCGGATGATGAGCAGGTGTGGCTTGCCGATGCCGGGCTTGGCGTGCTGCGCCCTCTCGATCCACTCCCGTGGCGCGACGGAGCGGTTTCGCAACAGCACGGGTGGCGTTACAGGCTCGAGGTCGAAGCGAATGGGGTGTGGCGACTTCACCTGCATGAAGCGGAAGGCTGGCGTGAGCTCTATCGGTTCGCCTTGGAGACGCAGCACCCGGCCGACTACGAAATGTCCAACTATTACACAGCCACCCATCCAGGTTCGCCGTTTGTGAGTCGGCTGCTCGTCGCAAATGTGAGCCCGCAGCGGCGAATGCTGTTGCGCGACATGCAATTGACCGAATTCACCGATGCGGATCACAAGAAGACTTGGAGCATTCGCCCTGAGGGCTTGAACGTGTGCCTGGCGGAGTACTTCGGAATGACACTGTCCGACGTGGAACTGGATGCGCTTCGCAAGCAACTTGAAATGAAACAGTTGGCGACTGATCAAAAGTCTGAGGGAATACAGTCCGGATGA